From Streptomyces sp. NBC_00370, a single genomic window includes:
- the mraY gene encoding phospho-N-acetylmuramoyl-pentapeptide-transferase — protein sequence MRQILFAGAIGLFLTLIGTPLLIKLLARKGYGQFIRDDGPRSHGSKKGTPTMGGIAFILATLIAYILAKVITGEDMRFSGVLVLFLMTGMGVVGFLDDYIKIVKQRSLGLRAKAKMAGQLIVGIAFAVLSLQFADARGNTPASTKLSFVSDFGWSIGPVIFVVWALFMILAMSNGVNLTDGLDGLATGASVMVFGAYTFIGLWQFQESCANAATLTNPNACFEVRDPLDLAVVASALMGSCFGFLWWNTSPAKIFMGDTGSLALGGALAGLAICSRTEFLIALLGGLFVLITMSVVIQVGSFKTTGRRVFRMAPLQHHFELKGWSEVLVVVRFWIIQGMCVIVGLGLFYAGWAAQK from the coding sequence ATGAGGCAGATCCTCTTCGCGGGAGCCATCGGGCTCTTCCTGACCCTGATCGGCACGCCGCTGCTGATCAAGCTGCTGGCCCGCAAGGGATACGGCCAGTTCATCAGGGACGACGGCCCGCGCTCCCACGGCAGCAAGAAGGGGACGCCCACCATGGGCGGCATCGCCTTCATCCTCGCCACCCTGATCGCCTACATCCTGGCGAAGGTGATCACCGGCGAGGACATGCGGTTCTCGGGTGTGCTGGTCCTGTTCCTGATGACCGGCATGGGCGTCGTCGGATTCCTCGACGACTACATCAAGATCGTGAAGCAGCGCTCGCTGGGGCTGCGGGCCAAGGCGAAGATGGCGGGGCAGCTGATCGTCGGCATCGCCTTCGCCGTCCTCTCGCTGCAGTTCGCCGACGCCCGCGGCAACACCCCGGCCTCGACCAAGCTGTCGTTCGTCTCGGACTTCGGCTGGTCGATCGGCCCGGTGATCTTCGTGGTCTGGGCGCTGTTCATGATCCTCGCGATGTCGAACGGGGTGAACCTCACCGACGGCCTCGACGGCCTCGCGACCGGCGCCTCCGTGATGGTCTTCGGCGCCTACACCTTCATCGGCCTCTGGCAGTTCCAGGAGTCCTGCGCCAACGCGGCGACCCTGACCAACCCCAACGCCTGTTTCGAGGTGCGAGATCCGCTGGACCTCGCGGTCGTCGCCTCCGCCCTGATGGGCTCCTGCTTCGGCTTCCTGTGGTGGAACACCTCACCCGCCAAGATCTTCATGGGCGACACCGGATCGCTGGCGCTCGGCGGCGCGCTCGCCGGCCTCGCCATCTGCTCGCGCACCGAGTTCCTGATCGCCCTGCTCGGCGGTCTCTTCGTCCTGATCACCATGTCCGTGGTGATCCAGGTCGGTTCGTTCAAGACCACCGGCAGGCGGGTCTTCCGGATGGCGCCACTCCAGCACCACTTCGAACTCAAGGGGTGGTCCGAAGTCCTTGTCGTGGTCCGCTTCTGGATCATCCAGGGCATGTGCGTGATCGTCGGACTCGGCCTCTTCTACGCCGGCTGGGCGGCCCAGAAGTGA